The Firmicutes bacterium CAG:345 genome contains a region encoding:
- a CDS encoding extracellular ribonuclease (product inferred by homology to UniProt), giving the protein MKKFKTLLSTLILLSLLSACNGTNNSSTTNSSNSSNTTISTSSSTTNSSTTSKDSSSSSTNTSSTNPSSSSTSSSSSSTSSAPINTKDKLKDIVVGNSFNGDVVIAGKRGNDFYVEDQTGYAFVYLNNNSDYKELQIGDQVNLQGKIVEFTNAGIIQISTVTSMTKLKSNCALRSINKVENFDQIDSYRMGRIAIDNVVLESKTINSGSTDSSLKISKNGKTLTIFIGKRLDSQVKNDIESIFNTLNTKDTFSINGAFADYYKSSQIVLTSADQIVADELSFEKKVAIVEANSISSLNNSNVYKDISLPTSGLYNSKIEWTSSNTLVVSNSGKVTRPENGDVKVTLSYVITIDNQKTTSKNITVNVKQKGNTNYEYVYVEPNYSGTYYNQISDELRGKDLLLQLDNLLDSTSHPTINFTYKGLMSEVFPYTDGKDGKLYAFYRGTLASSGSMNREHVWPNSRGGNYVERDPHMVRPTLTSDNSGRGNAFYNESGNYDPGEFGAYQYRGICARIIFYCAVKAQENGLNLVDKNTDSTSNKSMGKLSTLLKWNLEYDIDATEIQRNDVLYTKFKHNRNPFIDDRNYACKIWGDTNAETRGVCSGNY; this is encoded by the coding sequence ATGAAAAAATTTAAAACATTATTATCAACTTTAATTCTTCTTTCACTTCTGAGCGCTTGCAATGGTACAAATAATTCATCTACTACTAATTCATCTAACTCATCAAATACTACCATTTCTACTAGTTCAAGTACTACCAATTCATCTACAACAAGTAAAGATAGTTCTTCTTCATCAACTAATACAAGTTCTACAAATCCTAGTTCTTCATCCACAAGTTCTAGCTCTAGCTCAACATCATCTGCCCCTATAAACACCAAAGATAAATTAAAAGACATAGTTGTTGGCAACTCTTTTAATGGTGATGTTGTTATAGCTGGAAAAAGAGGCAATGATTTCTATGTAGAAGATCAAACAGGATATGCCTTTGTCTATTTGAATAACAATAGTGACTATAAAGAATTGCAAATTGGAGATCAAGTAAATCTTCAAGGCAAGATAGTAGAATTTACCAACGCTGGTATCATTCAGATAAGCACAGTAACTTCAATGACCAAATTGAAATCTAATTGTGCTCTTCGCTCTATTAACAAAGTAGAAAATTTTGACCAAATCGATTCTTATAGAATGGGTAGAATTGCCATAGATAATGTTGTTTTAGAATCAAAAACTATTAATTCTGGTAGTACTGATTCCAGCCTTAAAATATCCAAAAATGGAAAAACATTAACTATATTCATTGGAAAAAGACTTGATTCTCAAGTAAAAAATGATATCGAATCAATTTTTAACACTTTAAATACCAAAGATACTTTTTCTATAAACGGAGCCTTTGCCGATTATTATAAATCGTCACAGATTGTTTTAACTTCTGCTGATCAAATTGTTGCTGATGAACTTTCTTTTGAAAAGAAAGTTGCCATCGTTGAAGCTAATTCAATTTCTTCTTTAAATAATTCCAATGTTTATAAAGATATATCTCTTCCTACTTCAGGTTTATATAACTCTAAAATTGAATGGACTTCTTCAAATACTTTAGTAGTTAGCAATTCTGGAAAAGTTACAAGACCAGAAAATGGAGATGTCAAAGTTACTTTATCCTATGTTATTACAATAGATAATCAAAAGACTACTTCCAAAAATATTACTGTTAACGTCAAACAAAAAGGCAATACAAACTACGAATATGTTTATGTTGAACCTAATTATAGTGGCACATATTACAATCAAATAAGCGATGAATTAAGAGGAAAGGATCTTTTATTACAATTAGATAATTTATTGGATTCCACTTCTCATCCTACAATCAACTTCACATATAAAGGACTAATGTCAGAAGTATTTCCATATACCGATGGAAAAGATGGAAAACTATATGCTTTCTATCGTGGAACTTTAGCAAGCAGCGGTTCGATGAATAGAGAACATGTCTGGCCTAATTCCCGTGGTGGAAATTATGTTGAAAGAGATCCTCATATGGTTAGACCGACTCTTACCAGCGATAATTCAGGAAGAGGAAATGCTTTCTATAACGAATCAGGAAATTATGATCCAGGAGAATTTGGTGCTTATCAATATCGTGGAATCTGTGCAAGAATTATTTTCTATTGTGCTGTCAAAGCTCAAGAAAATGGATTAAACCTCGTCGATAAAAATACAGATTCAACATCAAATAAATCGATGGGAAAATTATCCACATTGCTTAAATGGAATTTAGAATATGATATCGATGCTACGGAAATACAAAGAAATGATGTTCTTTATACAAAATTCAAACATAATAGAAATCCATTTATCGATGATAGAAATTACGCCTGTAAAATTTGGGGCGATACAAACGCTGAAACTCGCGGAGTTTGCTCTGGAAATTATTAA
- a CDS encoding aBC-type transport system substrate-binding and permease component (product inferred by homology to UniProt) yields the protein MTDTEERRQSIDFSDEYYRSELVLVTSKEFADQNNRVIPSSELATILNGKNIVSQVSTVTDDVIEIFKEDYGANHLSPLATFADCAIDVKNNSAFAMTAEYPVAQAIVGSNKSLGIVRISQDILGEYLSELGVSIGIKKGNDNLKSCINQALSSIDQELRNQMMVESVSRSGE from the coding sequence ATGACTGATACTGAAGAAAGAAGACAATCTATTGATTTTTCGGATGAATATTATCGTTCTGAATTAGTTTTAGTAACTTCTAAAGAATTTGCTGATCAAAATAATCGTGTTATTCCTTCTTCAGAATTGGCGACAATATTAAATGGGAAAAATATTGTTTCACAGGTTTCTACTGTAACTGATGATGTTATAGAAATTTTTAAAGAAGATTATGGTGCTAATCATTTATCCCCTCTTGCTACTTTTGCAGATTGCGCTATTGATGTAAAGAATAATTCTGCATTTGCTATGACAGCTGAATATCCAGTTGCACAAGCTATTGTTGGTTCAAATAAATCATTAGGCATTGTACGGATTTCACAAGATATTTTGGGTGAATATTTATCTGAACTTGGTGTTTCAATCGGTATAAAAAAAGGTAATGATAATCTAAAAAGTTGCATTAACCAAGCTTTGAGCAGTATAGATCAAGAATTAAGAAATCAAATGATGGTTGAATCTGTTAGTAGAAGTGGTGAATAA
- a CDS encoding glucose-6-phosphate isomerase (product inferred by homology to UniProt): protein MIKLNTFGPLKNEFKVEGAKSFAEVKNIIDSKSGAGNDFLGWLDYASKFPESELDRLLSTAKRIRENYDALVVVGIGGSYLGARAAIEAVKGLFPEDNFPIYYLGNTLSSEYTYQVVQALKNKHFAVNVISKSGTTTEPAVAFRLLKEIIIEKYGHEELKNAIVATTDRARGALKQEANIEGYETFTIPDDVGGRYSVITPVGLLPMAVAGLDVKAFLKGVKDGEVEYSKPFEENVAYQYGARRFFLYSKGYTAEMYVSYEPHFAMLNEWLKQLYGESEGKDGKGLLPDSIVCTTDLHSMGQFVQDGHKVLFETVIHPEHHFADITVGHDDANLDGLNYLEGKKLSFINDKAYEGTLAAHSENGNVPVNVLSFDKMDEYNLGNLMYFFMRGCAFSAYLLEINPFNQPGVEIYKSNMFTLLGKPKKN from the coding sequence ATGATTAAACTTAATACTTTTGGTCCATTAAAAAATGAATTTAAAGTTGAAGGTGCAAAGTCTTTTGCAGAAGTAAAAAATATTATTGATTCAAAAAGTGGCGCAGGTAATGATTTCCTTGGTTGGTTAGATTATGCCTCTAAATTTCCAGAAAGTGAATTAGATCGTTTACTTAGTACCGCAAAACGAATCAGAGAAAATTATGATGCTTTAGTCGTAGTTGGTATCGGCGGTAGCTATTTAGGTGCCCGTGCAGCTATTGAAGCTGTTAAGGGATTATTTCCAGAAGATAATTTCCCTATTTATTATTTAGGAAATACTTTATCAAGCGAATATACTTATCAAGTTGTTCAAGCTCTTAAAAATAAACATTTTGCAGTCAATGTCATTTCAAAGTCTGGAACTACAACTGAACCAGCTGTTGCTTTCCGTCTTTTAAAAGAAATCATTATTGAAAAATATGGTCATGAAGAATTAAAGAATGCTATTGTTGCTACAACAGATAGAGCCCGTGGTGCTTTAAAGCAAGAAGCTAATATCGAAGGATATGAAACCTTCACTATTCCTGATGATGTTGGTGGAAGATATTCTGTTATCACCCCTGTTGGTCTTTTACCAATGGCTGTTGCTGGACTTGATGTTAAGGCTTTCCTTAAAGGTGTTAAAGATGGTGAAGTTGAATATTCTAAGCCATTTGAAGAAAATGTTGCATATCAATATGGTGCTAGAAGATTCTTCTTATATAGTAAAGGTTATACAGCTGAAATGTATGTATCCTATGAACCACATTTTGCTATGTTGAATGAATGGTTAAAACAATTATATGGGGAATCTGAAGGAAAAGATGGTAAAGGATTACTTCCTGATTCTATAGTTTGCACTACTGATCTTCATAGTATGGGACAATTTGTTCAAGATGGACATAAAGTTTTATTTGAAACAGTTATCCATCCAGAACATCATTTTGCTGATATAACAGTAGGACATGATGATGCAAACCTTGATGGATTGAATTATTTAGAAGGCAAGAAATTATCCTTTATCAATGATAAAGCTTATGAAGGTACTTTAGCAGCTCATAGTGAAAACGGAAATGTTCCAGTAAATGTTTTATCATTCGATAAGATGGATGAATATAACTTAGGAAATTTAATGTATTTCTTTATGAGAGGTTGTGCTTTCTCAGCTTATCTTCTTGAAATAAATCCATTCAATCAACCTGGTGTTGAAATTTATAAGAGTAATATGTTTACTCTTCTTGGAAAGCCAAAGAAAAACTAA
- a CDS encoding unknown (no significant homology to UniProt), whose amino-acid sequence MLTSDKVLVCRIIEITKESFKVRFFDGSEKVCYFEDLPYLETGKNLKVGDIIKVYLVGNKIVPLLSRPRNNYPSSLGFDSRRNKKIYLMESFDYAPLMKKLDEQIDAELEFQKGEIK is encoded by the coding sequence ATGTTAACTTCGGATAAAGTATTAGTTTGTCGTATCATCGAAATCACAAAAGAAAGTTTCAAAGTACGCTTCTTTGATGGAAGTGAAAAGGTTTGCTATTTTGAAGATTTACCTTACTTGGAAACGGGAAAAAATCTTAAAGTTGGCGATATTATAAAAGTTTATCTTGTCGGCAATAAGATTGTTCCTCTTCTTTCAAGACCTAGAAATAATTATCCATCTTCTTTAGGTTTTGATTCACGCAGAAATAAAAAGATTTATTTGATGGAATCTTTTGATTATGCGCCATTGATGAAAAAATTAGATGAACAGATTGATGCTGAATTGGAGTTTCAAAAAGGAGAAATAAAATGA
- a CDS encoding aBC transporter permease protein (product inferred by homology to UniProt) — MSKKILKTLLCGIAALSATSCSSNSSNNFIYHYDVNFSSIDTKNVEVEKLIVGMECNYSPFNWTDPSSNDYNVSISNVGGSYADGYDVQIAMLLGKALNMEVEIVKEDWESLVPDVQTGTINLVLAGINDTEX, encoded by the coding sequence ATGTCAAAGAAAATTTTAAAAACTTTATTATGTGGAATAGCAGCACTTTCTGCTACAAGTTGTTCTTCTAATTCTTCTAACAATTTTATTTATCATTATGATGTAAATTTTTCATCTATTGATACTAAAAATGTTGAAGTAGAAAAATTGATTGTTGGAATGGAATGCAATTATTCTCCTTTTAATTGGACTGATCCTTCTTCTAATGATTACAATGTTTCTATTTCTAATGTTGGTGGAAGCTATGCTGATGGCTATGATGTTCAAATTGCTATGTTGCTTGGAAAAGCTTTGAACATGGAAGTTGAAATTGTTAAAGAAGATTGGGAATCTTTGGTTCCTGATGTTCAAACCGGAACTATAAATTTAGTTTTAGCAGGAATAAATGATACTGAAGANTAG
- a CDS encoding hypothetical surface-anchored protein (product inferred by homology to UniProt) yields the protein MANELDELSGPVNTNGRDVNVIEKQIPVKVGVGSTIFEVLLWVLGIIPGLIFLIKKIKAQNYFRGLQQKIQSNASTIDNLIEQRVVILSNAAQLLDKAITLDKETLTQIAAYRGGVNPNADGDRNEVSSKLDGISRQINIAIENYPDLKSHAEIADVMQQNSYLQKEITAARDQYNDTVNQWNHDIFMWPVKMIVAAKAGYTSRIPFTTSFDMKEKARGTFFDNK from the coding sequence ATGGCTAATGAATTAGACGAATTATCAGGTCCAGTTAATACCAATGGACGTGATGTCAACGTTATCGAGAAGCAAATTCCGGTAAAAGTTGGTGTAGGCTCAACAATTTTTGAAGTCCTTTTATGGGTATTAGGAATTATTCCTGGATTGATTTTCTTAATTAAGAAGATAAAAGCACAAAACTATTTTCGTGGATTACAACAAAAAATACAATCGAACGCTTCCACAATTGATAATTTGATTGAACAACGCGTAGTTATTCTTTCCAATGCTGCTCAACTTTTAGATAAGGCAATTACTCTCGATAAAGAAACTCTTACACAAATTGCTGCTTATCGTGGTGGTGTTAATCCAAATGCTGATGGTGATAGAAACGAAGTATCTTCCAAACTTGATGGCATTTCTCGCCAAATTAATATTGCTATTGAAAATTATCCAGATTTAAAATCCCACGCTGAAATAGCTGATGTCATGCAACAAAATTCTTATTTACAGAAAGAAATTACTGCAGCAAGAGATCAATATAATGATACTGTCAATCAATGGAACCATGATATATTTATGTGGCCAGTTAAAATGATTGTCGCAGCTAAAGCAGGATATACATCAAGAATTCCTTTCACTACTTCTTTCGATATGAAAGAAAAGGCACGTGGAACTTTCTTTGATAACAAATAA
- a CDS encoding hypothetical membrane protein (product inferred by homology to UniProt) → MEEIFDPLKKYNLEIKEKYRQTAEKMFDDLAKEAKVDIEANRKTVATYNDCLLQAQKQNGVVSRFKVLRGFLIFLIIVLFGTAIVGVILCTNQNFNLVIGLSMAIGGVVLGVLFLVLILKVVNKKIKNNKEILEAIQEEANKYLDEASSQMGNLNALFDWSVPSKICEKATPLIKLDPIFDNEKYGYLYEKYGFAHSEENNKSIVGVQSGSILGNPFLLYRTYNQKIDMKLYTGSLVISYRTTEVDASGHRRTYTKTQTLTARIEKPAPSYYYDTELVYGNGAAPNLSFSRKPSGATGLSDNQVSKMVKKGSKKLQKKMCDDLMDNDETTNFTAMTNDKFDVLFGATDRTNETEFRLLFTPLAQNSMINLIENAKPYGDDFYFVKENCLNYISSIHSQTEDYFIEPSKYSSYSYDESRNKFIEYNCHFLEALYFDLAPLLCIPLYQQYKPVEYIYDDIFHSNYNAFESETIANTMDGNIFKPEDAITEQILKARETKRAGKTDIVNIVSYAFTGIKHVEYVPTLGGDGKFHDVPVEWIEYKPVEKATEIAVKDIKVSRKTYFSEYTSNTKVKEFLESHSSKTVFRNGVIGMALIGSYIDKDDILFDSFFEKGHN, encoded by the coding sequence ATGGAAGAGATTTTCGATCCTTTAAAAAAATATAATTTAGAAATTAAAGAAAAATATCGCCAAACTGCAGAAAAGATGTTTGATGATTTGGCTAAAGAAGCAAAAGTTGATATTGAAGCTAATAGAAAGACTGTTGCTACTTATAATGATTGTTTATTACAAGCACAAAAGCAAAATGGTGTTGTATCTAGATTTAAAGTCTTACGTGGTTTTTTAATTTTCTTGATAATAGTTTTATTTGGCACAGCTATTGTTGGTGTTATTTTATGTACTAATCAAAATTTTAATCTTGTTATAGGACTTTCTATGGCAATCGGTGGTGTTGTTCTTGGAGTTTTATTTTTAGTTTTGATTTTAAAAGTAGTTAATAAAAAAATAAAAAATAACAAAGAAATATTGGAAGCAATTCAAGAAGAAGCAAATAAATATTTGGATGAAGCTTCCAGTCAAATGGGAAATTTAAACGCTTTGTTCGATTGGTCTGTTCCATCTAAAATTTGTGAAAAAGCAACACCTTTGATAAAGTTAGATCCAATTTTTGATAATGAAAAATATGGCTATCTTTATGAAAAATATGGGTTTGCTCATTCTGAAGAAAATAATAAATCCATTGTAGGAGTACAATCGGGTTCTATTTTAGGAAATCCATTTTTGTTATATAGAACGTATAATCAAAAAATAGATATGAAATTATATACAGGATCTTTAGTTATTTCATATAGAACTACTGAAGTTGATGCTAGTGGTCATCGTCGAACTTATACTAAAACTCAAACTCTTACTGCCAGAATTGAAAAACCTGCACCATCTTATTATTACGATACTGAATTAGTTTATGGAAATGGTGCTGCTCCAAATCTTTCTTTTTCAAGAAAACCTTCAGGTGCAACAGGATTAAGTGATAATCAAGTTTCGAAAATGGTGAAGAAGGGTTCGAAGAAGCTCCAAAAGAAAATGTGCGATGACTTGATGGACAACGATGAAACAACTAATTTTACAGCAATGACTAATGATAAATTTGATGTTTTGTTCGGTGCTACAGATCGTACTAATGAAACTGAATTCCGTCTATTATTTACTCCACTCGCTCAAAATTCGATGATTAATCTTATTGAAAATGCTAAACCATATGGTGATGATTTCTATTTTGTAAAAGAAAATTGTTTAAATTACATTTCTTCTATCCATTCTCAAACTGAGGATTATTTCATTGAACCTTCTAAGTATTCTAGTTATTCTTATGATGAATCTAGAAATAAATTTATTGAATATAATTGCCACTTCTTGGAAGCTTTATATTTTGATTTAGCTCCGCTACTTTGCATCCCTTTATATCAACAATATAAACCTGTTGAATATATATATGATGATATATTCCATTCTAATTACAATGCTTTCGAAAGTGAAACTATTGCTAACACTATGGATGGAAATATATTTAAACCAGAAGATGCTATAACAGAACAAATTCTTAAAGCTCGCGAAACAAAAAGAGCTGGGAAAACGGATATTGTCAATATAGTATCTTATGCTTTTACTGGTATTAAACATGTTGAATATGTTCCAACACTTGGCGGGGATGGCAAGTTCCATGATGTCCCTGTTGAATGGATTGAATATAAACCAGTTGAAAAAGCGACTGAAATTGCTGTTAAAGATATCAAAGTTTCAAGGAAGACTTATTTTAGTGAATACACTTCAAATACTAAGGTGAAAGAGTTCCTTGAATCCCATAGTTCGAAGACAGTATTTAGAAATGGTGTTATTGGTATGGCTTTAATTGGTTCTTATATAGATAAAGATGATATTTTATTTGACAGTTTCTTTGAAAAAGGACATAATTAA